A single region of the Kwoniella botswanensis chromosome 1, complete sequence genome encodes:
- a CDS encoding protein transporter SEC13 yields the protein MASKPVPVETQHEDMIHDAQLDYYGKRLATCSSDKTIRIFNVVKGEAKGEPVILKGVFVWKEVGTGQGKGSGGELQDGWERIKEHTLHTASVNSIAWAPYDLGPILACASSDGKVSVLSFQNDGSTDVSIFPAHGTGANAISWAPSVVSNSPGRSSQGQSSISPQKRFVTAGSDNLIRIWGYDEDTKKWVEEEVIKGHEDWVRDVAWAPNIGLPGMYIASASQDRTVLIHTRPSPSSPWSSTPLLPSLPTSQDPHFPDAVWRVSWSLAGNILAVSCGDGKVSLWKEGVGQGWECVSDFAS from the exons ATG GCTTCCAAGCCCGTCCCAGTGGAAACCCAACATGAGGACATGATC CACGATGCACAACTCGACTACTATGGGAAACGACTCGCAACCTGTTCGTCCGATAAGACCATCCGTATCTTCAACGTGGTCAAAGGAGAAGCCAAGGGAGAGCCAGTGATATTGAAAGG AGTGTTCGTCTGGAAAGAAGTCGGAACAGGTCaagggaagggaagtggAGGGGAGCTGCAggatggatgggaaagaaTCAAAGAACATACCTTACACACTGCAAGCG TGAATTCCATCGCCTGGGCTCCTTATGATCTTGGACCCATACTCGCATGTGCATCGAGCGATGGTAAAGTTTCTGTATTGAGTTTCCAGA ACGACGGATCTACCGACGTCTCCATTTTCCCCGCTCATGGTACTGGTGCCAATGCTATCTCCTGGGCTCCAAGCGTTGTATCTAACTCCCCcggtcgatcatctcaaggccaatcttccatctcccctCAAAAGCGATTCGTAACTGCCGGTTCAGACAACCTGATTCGAATTTGGGGATATGACGAAGATACGAAGAAAtgggtagaagaagaagtcatcAAAGGACATGAAGACTGGGTCAGAGATGTCGCCTGGGCACCGAACATTGGCCTTCCAGGAATGTATATTGCGTCAGCATCTCAG GACCGCACCGTTCTCATACATACCCGAccctcaccatcctcaccatgGTCATCAACACCCTTGTTGCCCAGCTTACCAACCTCGCAAGATCCTCATTTCCCCGATGCTGTGTGGAGAGTCAGCTGGTCCCTTGCAGGAAACATATTAGCGGTCAGCTGTGGTGACGGCAAAGTTAGCTTGTGGAAGGAAGGCGTTGGTCAAGGATGGGAATGCGTTTCTGACTTTGCGAGCTAA
- a CDS encoding YggS family pyridoxal phosphate enzyme: MSTPISLDYTSDRAEELRENIQSVQADIDQAVGSSGSKPRLVAISKIKPASDIKALYDAGYRHFGENYIQEMVDKAEVLPRDINWHFVGSLQSNKSKLAASVPNLYVLETLSSTKVADLLQKSLPSERTTKLNVYIQINTSLEDSKSGLPPLTPNADGGEVVDLATHVIEKCPGLNLLGLMTIGSFEASHDASKPNPDFETLKSTRKELSRILQEKGFKDAPKEDELELSMGMSADFVQAVKEGSNSVRVGTRIFGERPKKVSKAA, encoded by the exons ATGTCCACGCCTATCTCACTCGATTACACCTCCGATCGAGCCGAAGAGTTGAGGGAGAATATCCAATCGGTGCAAGCGGACATCGATCAAGCTGTGGGATCGAGTGGATCAAAG CCCCGTCTGGTAGCTATCTCCAAAATCAAACCTGCTTCAGATATCAAGGCGTTGTACGATGCGGGTTATAGACATTTCGGCGAGAACTATATACAGGAGATGGTTGACAAGGCTGAGGTG CTACCTCGAGACATAAATTGGCACTTCGTCGGCTCATTGCAGAGTAACAAATCGAAGCTCGCTGCTT CCGTACCAAACCTCTACGTTCTTGAGACCCTCTCGTCAACCAAAGTGGCCGATCTACTGCAAAAATCACTTCCTTCTGAACGTACGACCAAGCTCAACGTTTATATCCAGATCAACACGTCGTTAGAAGACTCGAAATCCGGATTACCACCTCTTACGCCTAATGCAGATGGCGGGGAGGTAGTGGATCTGGCGACACATGTCATTGAAAAATGTCCAGGCTTGAATCTGCTAGGTCTGATGACGATAGGTTCTTTCGAAGCAAGCCACGATGCGTCAAAACCTAACCCGGATTTCGAAACGCTCAAATCGACGCGAAAGGAATTATCCAGGATATTGCAAGAGAAAGGGTTCAAGGATGCACCGAAAGAggacgagttggaattgAGTATGGGAATGAGTGCTGATTTCGTTCAAGCGGTCAAGGAGGGAAGTAACAGTGTACGAGTGGGGACTAGGATCTTTGGTGAAAGGCCGAAGAAGGTATCTAAAGCGGCATAG